The following nucleotide sequence is from Streptomyces sp. HUAS CB01.
AAGGTCATGCACGCCGTCTGGGGCGCGCACATGATGTCGCTGACCAAGCTGATCGTCGTCGTGGACGCCGACTGCGACGTCCACGATCTGCACGAGGTGTCGTGGCGGGCGCTCGGCAACACCGACTACGCCCGCGACCTGACGGTCGTCGAAGGGCCGGTGGACCACCTCGACCACTCCTCCTACCAGCAGTTCTGGGGCGGCAAGGCGGGCATCGACGCGACGCGGAAGTGGCCCGAGGAGGGCTACACCCGGGACGGGGGCTGGCCGGAGATGGTCGTCTCGGACCCGGACACGGCTGCGCTGGTCGACCGCCGGTGGAAGGAGTACGGCCTGTGAGCGCGTCCGCGGCGGCCGTGCCCGGACCCGGCCGGACCAAGGCGTTCCTGCGGCTGGTGATGATCGAGCACTCGGTCTTCGCGCTGCCGTTCGCGTACATCGCCGCACTCACCGCGATGTTCGAGAGCGACGGGCGCGTCGACTGGGTCACGCTGCTGCTCGTCACCGTCGCCATGGTGGGCCTGCGGACCTTCGCGATGGCCTGCAACCGGATCATCGACCGCGAGATCGACGCCCGCAACCCGCGCACGGCCGGCCGCGAGCTGGTGACCGGAGCGGTGTCGGTGCGGTCCGCCTGGACCGGGGCGGGCATCGCCGTCGTGGTCTTCCTCGGCGCCGCCGCCCTGCTCAACCCGCTGTGCCTGGCGCTCGCGCCGGTGGCGGTCGTCCCGATGGTGGTCTATCCGTACGGGAAGCGCTTCACGAACTTCCCGCACGCGATCCTCGGACTCGCCCAGGCCATGGGCCCCGTCGGGGCGTGGCTCGCGGTCACCGGGACCTGGTCCTGGGACGCGGTGATCCTCGGGCTGGCGGTCGGGGTGTGGATCGGCGGCTTCGACCTGATCTTCGCCTGCCAGGACGTGCGGGCAGACCGCGCCCACGGCGTGAGGTCGGTACCGGCCCGCTTCGGCATCCCGGCCGCCCTGTGGGGCGCCCGGGCCTGCCACGTCCTGACGATGGCCCTCTTCGTCTGGTACGCCCTGGCCACCGGCGCCGGGCTCTTCCTCTGGCTGGGCCTGGTGGTCGTCGCGATCGCGTTCGTCTACGAGCACACGATCGTGACGCCGCACGACCTGTCCCGGCTGAACCGTGCGTTCTTCACCGTCAACGGCTTCATCGGCATTGCCCTGTTCGTGTGTGCGCTGACCGATCTGGCCGTTCGGGGCCTCACCCCGTAGCCACCGTGCGGCCCACCGTCGAGTGCGTGGACGGGGACGTCGATGTGACTGTCACCGAGGACTCCCCGTGGATCCCGCGGCCCGGTCCTGAGCACGCCGCGCCCCGGCCCGTGCCCGGCCCTGGCCGGCCCCGTCAGGCCGTGGTCGCGGCCGGCCTGCGGCGGCGGAACACGAAGGCCGCCACGACGCCCGCCACCAGGCCGATGAGGTGTCCCTGCCAGCTGACGCCCGTGTCGGTGGGGGAGAGGCCCAGCAGGATCGAGCTGCCCCACATCATGCCGATCAGCAGGCCGACGCCGATGTCCAGCGGCCGCCGGTCCACGAAGCCGCGGACCACCAGATAGCCGAAGAGACCGAAGACGAGACCGGACGCGCCCGCCGTGTTCGAGCCCGGCGGCGATATCAGCCAGACGCCGATGCCGTCCGCGACGATGATCAGCGCCGCCACGGCCAGGAAGCGGCGGACGCCGCCGAGCGCGGCGAGGAAACCGAAGACCAGCAGCGGGACGGTGTTCGACGCCACATGGCCGAAGCCGAAGTGGAGGAAGGACGCCGGGACGACGTCCGCAAGCTCACCGGGCTCGCGCGGTGAGATCCCGTACGCGTCGAGCCTGTGGCCCGTGACGTGGTCCACCGCCTCCAGGGCCCACAGCAGCGCCACCCAGGCCAGCATCAGCTTGCCGGCCGCCTTCGCCCGGTCGGTCCGGCCCGGCTCGATCGAGGTGGTCGACATCATGGCCCCCTGTGATTGCCGCGTCTCCCCACGGAAACGTCCGGGGTACCTGACTCAGTTCCGCCACCCGGTGGCCGGATAGGCTCAATCCCATGAACGACGCCAACCGCACCCCGTGGGTCGTCGGGGTCTCCGGGGCGTCCGGGACTCCCTACGCCGCAGCCGTACTGCGCGGTCTGCTCGACGCGGGTGAGAGCGTCGACCTGGTGGTGTCGCGGGCCTCGCGGCTCACCCTCCTCGACGAGACGGGGATCGCGTTCCGGGACGCGCACTGGGAGGACGATCTCCGCACCTGGCTGGAGCGGGGCGCGGACGGCAAGCCCGGGACCTTCCGGGTGGACGTGAGCGCGGTGCGCCACTGGGCGGCCGGGGACCTGGCCGCCGGACCGTCGTCGGGGTCGTACCCGGTGAAGGGCATGCTGATCGTGCCGGCGTCCACCGCCTGTGTCGCGGGAGTGGCGCTCGGG
It contains:
- the mqnP gene encoding menaquinone biosynthesis prenyltransferase MqnP, with translation MSASAAAVPGPGRTKAFLRLVMIEHSVFALPFAYIAALTAMFESDGRVDWVTLLLVTVAMVGLRTFAMACNRIIDREIDARNPRTAGRELVTGAVSVRSAWTGAGIAVVVFLGAAALLNPLCLALAPVAVVPMVVYPYGKRFTNFPHAILGLAQAMGPVGAWLAVTGTWSWDAVILGLAVGVWIGGFDLIFACQDVRADRAHGVRSVPARFGIPAALWGARACHVLTMALFVWYALATGAGLFLWLGLVVVAIAFVYEHTIVTPHDLSRLNRAFFTVNGFIGIALFVCALTDLAVRGLTP
- a CDS encoding UbiX family flavin prenyltransferase, translated to MNDANRTPWVVGVSGASGTPYAAAVLRGLLDAGESVDLVVSRASRLTLLDETGIAFRDAHWEDDLRTWLERGADGKPGTFRVDVSAVRHWAAGDLAAGPSSGSYPVKGMLIVPASTACVAGVALGLSKDLLQRAASVTLKERRRLVVAVRETPLGGQTLRHLVALDEAGAVVLPASPAFYAGATHIQDLVDFVAGRALDAAGVAHGLYRRWEGELGGSRAD
- a CDS encoding rhomboid family intramembrane serine protease, producing the protein MSTTSIEPGRTDRAKAAGKLMLAWVALLWALEAVDHVTGHRLDAYGISPREPGELADVVPASFLHFGFGHVASNTVPLLVFGFLAALGGVRRFLAVAALIIVADGIGVWLISPPGSNTAGASGLVFGLFGYLVVRGFVDRRPLDIGVGLLIGMMWGSSILLGLSPTDTGVSWQGHLIGLVAGVVAAFVFRRRRPAATTA